One window from the genome of Pseudomonas frederiksbergensis encodes:
- a CDS encoding SCP2 sterol-binding domain-containing protein yields the protein MTSVADAVKAMQAKFNPAAAAGLDLVFGFNITDEDKQYALIVKDGTCDIQEGENPDANCTLVLDSETLKGIVSGETDGMQAFMGGKLRVEGDMMLSMKLSELFPA from the coding sequence ATGACCTCCGTAGCCGACGCCGTAAAAGCCATGCAAGCCAAGTTCAACCCAGCCGCCGCTGCCGGCCTGGACCTGGTATTCGGTTTCAACATCACCGACGAAGACAAGCAGTATGCCCTGATCGTCAAGGACGGCACTTGCGACATTCAAGAAGGCGAGAATCCAGACGCCAACTGCACGCTGGTCCTGGACAGCGAGACCCTCAAGGGCATCGTCAGCGGCGAAACCGACGGCATGCAGGCGTTCATGGGCGGCAAGCTGCGGGTTGAAGGCGACATGATGCTGTCGATGAAACTGTCCGAGCTGTTCCCAGCCTGA
- a CDS encoding LysR family transcriptional regulator, whose amino-acid sequence MDIDLARTFLEIVRHGSLAAAAEKLHVTQTAITARVQKLESQLGCALFVRNRAGARLTTDGEAFVVYANQLVQTWEAARRDLPLPEGYRNVLHLGGEVSLCNPLMLAWAGELRQKIPGHALRMDIRDGEKLLQQLELGLLDAAVVYQPEYWPRLQVEQLLEEKLILVRLAARPEPYVYIDWSADFRRQHDTALPDKAKAAVTFNLGPLALQYILENGGSGYFRTRVVQSYLDSGILERVPKAPEFNYPTYLVYSRDRDSAALQQAFEVLRDIVKTGSDWSQRWDPLG is encoded by the coding sequence ATGGACATCGACCTCGCCCGTACCTTTCTGGAAATCGTTCGCCATGGCAGCCTTGCCGCTGCGGCGGAAAAACTGCATGTCACCCAGACGGCGATCACCGCCCGGGTACAGAAGCTCGAAAGTCAACTCGGCTGCGCGTTGTTCGTGCGCAACCGCGCCGGCGCACGACTGACCACCGATGGCGAAGCCTTCGTGGTCTATGCCAACCAGCTCGTGCAGACCTGGGAGGCCGCCCGTCGCGACCTGCCATTGCCCGAGGGCTATCGCAACGTCTTGCATCTTGGTGGCGAGGTCAGCTTGTGCAATCCGTTGATGCTTGCCTGGGCCGGGGAGCTGCGCCAGAAGATCCCCGGCCATGCCCTGCGCATGGACATCCGCGACGGCGAGAAACTGTTGCAGCAATTGGAATTGGGGCTGCTGGATGCCGCGGTGGTGTATCAGCCCGAGTATTGGCCGAGGCTGCAAGTCGAGCAATTGCTGGAAGAAAAGCTGATCCTGGTGCGCCTGGCCGCTCGCCCCGAGCCCTATGTCTACATCGACTGGAGCGCCGACTTCCGACGGCAGCACGACACGGCACTGCCGGACAAGGCCAAGGCCGCCGTGACGTTCAATCTTGGCCCCCTGGCGTTGCAGTACATCCTGGAAAACGGCGGCAGCGGTTATTTCCGCACCCGGGTCGTGCAGAGCTACCTGGACAGCGGCATCCTGGAGCGAGTGCCCAAGGCGCCGGAATTCAATTACCCCACTTATCTGGTGTATTCCAGGGACCGGGATTCGGCAGCATTGCAGCAGGCATTCGAAGTCCTGCGGGACATCGTCAAGACCGGCAGCGACTGGTCCCAGCGCTGGGATCCGCTGGGCTGA
- a CDS encoding YdcH family protein produces the protein MVLINGGESAAEGLIGARRGTTNGHRWSDWRSTEPDRQGHAADRQRPEKRVPSNSLRRCSMPVSHDLCQDLKCTEEDILKKRREDESLDALIKKYAKLDAEVVKAEKPPAVLSDAALETLKKERLQVKDQIAALMQN, from the coding sequence GTGGTACTGATCAATGGAGGGGAAAGCGCGGCGGAAGGTTTGATCGGAGCGCGTCGTGGCACGACGAACGGTCACCGCTGGTCGGATTGGCGGTCGACAGAACCCGACCGGCAAGGCCATGCTGCTGACAGGCAGCGCCCCGAAAAGCGCGTGCCGTCGAACTCACTAAGGAGGTGCTCCATGCCGGTGTCCCATGATCTCTGCCAGGATCTGAAGTGCACAGAAGAAGACATCCTGAAAAAACGCCGCGAGGACGAGAGTCTCGACGCGCTGATCAAAAAATACGCCAAGCTTGATGCCGAGGTGGTAAAGGCCGAGAAACCACCCGCTGTGCTGTCCGACGCCGCTCTGGAGACGCTCAAGAAGGAACGGCTGCAGGTCAAGGACCAGATCGCCGCGCTGATGCAGAATTAG
- a CDS encoding DUF4142 domain-containing protein yields MDRFTLRQLGLAVALSSSMGMAWAATSNDFVDNAAAGGIAEIETSKMALQKSQSADIKEFANKMIADHTKANEELKALAQKHDIEVPDDTTLMKKAKAKILDVRDESFDPAYANNQVMAHEETIALFKKEAETVTDDKKPGSTELKAFAQKMLPDLQHHLEMAKKLQAAHPSK; encoded by the coding sequence ATGGACAGATTTACCCTGCGTCAACTCGGCCTGGCTGTTGCCCTGAGTAGCAGCATGGGCATGGCATGGGCCGCGACGTCCAACGACTTTGTCGACAACGCGGCGGCCGGCGGCATTGCGGAAATCGAAACCAGCAAGATGGCGCTGCAAAAAAGCCAATCGGCGGACATCAAGGAGTTCGCCAACAAGATGATTGCCGATCACACCAAAGCCAACGAAGAGTTGAAGGCGCTGGCGCAAAAACATGACATCGAAGTGCCTGACGACACCACGTTGATGAAAAAAGCCAAGGCCAAGATTCTCGACGTGCGGGACGAGTCCTTCGATCCGGCCTACGCCAACAACCAGGTGATGGCCCACGAAGAAACCATCGCCCTGTTCAAGAAAGAAGCAGAGACCGTCACGGACGACAAAAAACCTGGCAGTACTGAGCTGAAAGCCTTTGCCCAGAAAATGCTGCCGGATTTACAGCATCACTTGGAGATGGCCAAGAAACTTCAAGCGGCCCACCCAAGTAAATAA
- a CDS encoding ATP-binding protein has protein sequence MKFLSQSNGCPGWDGEMARRIRAYDWSRTELGAIEHWSASLRSAVQLMLASPLPMVMLWGRQGFMIYNDAYAEFAGGRHPYLLGSAVELGWPEVAEFNRHVLDVCLAGGTLSYRNKELVLLRDGKPEDVWMDLYYSPVPDDDQSPAGVLAIVVETTELVLSERARQEAERSYRAVNERIQLALSAGPLLGSFVWDIATDTLSGDDRFARTFGYPPECPLDALPIDIARQRIHPDDIDDVEQRVDLTVRTGAPYTAEYRLRRGESDYLWVLASGRCEFDALGKPLRFPGVLIDINERKTAEASLLKFTRDLEQRVANEVQARLAAEEQLRQSQKLEAIGGLTGGVAHDFNNLLQVIAGHLHLLARHEPDNPNVQRRVGASIEAVERGAKLSSQLLAFARRQPLSPAVYNPRRIYDGLGELLQRALGETIRIEVSLPAEPWCIHVDRNQLENALLNLAINARDAMGGEGVISMLGENIALDESSCAGKGVAAGDYVRLSVVDRGVGMAPEVLNQVFEPFFTTKTDGQGTGLGLSMVFGFVKQSGGHIEISSLPGEGTQVHMYFPRSHKPEAPEQTHPRELQPGLEETILVVEDNDEVRGASVELLEQFGYRTLTAANGDEAMKLLLDGVSVDLIFTDVVMPGLIKSSDLAAWAKVQTPPVPVLFTSGHTRDIISRNHQLSPDTHLLSKPYSPDALVRMISSVLGN, from the coding sequence ATGAAGTTCTTATCCCAGAGTAACGGGTGTCCCGGTTGGGACGGAGAAATGGCCCGGCGAATCCGGGCCTACGACTGGAGTCGCACAGAGTTGGGTGCGATCGAGCACTGGTCCGCCAGCCTGCGCAGCGCAGTCCAGCTGATGCTCGCTTCGCCATTGCCGATGGTCATGTTGTGGGGCCGCCAAGGCTTCATGATTTATAACGACGCCTATGCCGAATTCGCTGGCGGTCGCCATCCCTACCTGCTGGGGAGCGCGGTGGAGCTGGGATGGCCGGAAGTCGCCGAATTCAACCGCCACGTGCTGGACGTGTGCCTGGCTGGCGGCACCTTGTCCTACCGCAACAAGGAGCTGGTGCTGCTGCGCGACGGCAAGCCTGAAGACGTCTGGATGGACCTCTATTACAGCCCGGTGCCCGACGATGACCAATCGCCCGCGGGCGTTCTGGCGATCGTGGTAGAAACCACCGAGCTGGTGCTGAGCGAGCGGGCCCGGCAAGAGGCCGAGCGCAGCTATCGAGCGGTCAACGAGCGTATCCAGCTGGCGCTTTCGGCCGGGCCGTTGCTAGGGTCGTTCGTCTGGGATATCGCCACCGACACACTGTCGGGCGACGATCGTTTCGCCCGTACGTTTGGTTATCCGCCCGAATGCCCGCTGGACGCACTGCCCATCGACATCGCTCGGCAGCGAATTCATCCCGATGACATCGACGACGTCGAACAACGGGTCGACTTGACCGTGCGCACGGGTGCTCCCTACACCGCCGAATATCGTTTGCGCCGCGGCGAAAGCGATTACCTTTGGGTGTTGGCCAGTGGTCGATGCGAGTTCGATGCATTGGGCAAGCCCCTGCGTTTTCCGGGTGTGCTGATCGACATCAACGAGCGCAAGACCGCCGAAGCGTCGCTGCTCAAATTCACCCGCGACCTGGAACAACGCGTTGCCAATGAGGTACAGGCACGGTTGGCGGCAGAGGAGCAGTTGCGCCAATCGCAGAAGCTCGAAGCCATCGGCGGTCTCACCGGAGGCGTCGCCCATGACTTCAACAACCTGCTCCAAGTGATCGCCGGCCACCTGCATTTGCTGGCTCGCCATGAGCCTGACAATCCCAACGTGCAACGGCGGGTCGGCGCATCCATTGAAGCCGTGGAGCGGGGCGCCAAGCTGTCGTCGCAGTTACTGGCTTTTGCTCGTCGCCAGCCGTTGTCCCCGGCGGTCTACAATCCCCGGCGCATCTATGATGGCCTGGGTGAATTGTTGCAGCGGGCGCTGGGCGAAACCATCCGCATCGAGGTGTCGTTGCCCGCTGAGCCGTGGTGCATCCACGTCGATCGCAACCAGTTGGAAAATGCCTTGCTGAACCTGGCGATCAATGCGCGCGACGCCATGGGGGGCGAAGGGGTCATCAGCATGCTGGGGGAAAACATTGCCTTGGACGAATCGTCCTGCGCCGGCAAAGGGGTTGCGGCGGGGGATTACGTGCGACTTTCGGTGGTCGATCGTGGCGTTGGAATGGCTCCCGAAGTCCTGAACCAAGTATTCGAGCCGTTTTTCACCACCAAGACCGACGGCCAAGGCACGGGGCTTGGATTGAGCATGGTGTTCGGGTTCGTCAAGCAGAGTGGCGGGCATATCGAAATTTCCAGCCTCCCGGGTGAAGGCACTCAAGTGCATATGTATTTTCCCCGCAGCCACAAGCCCGAAGCTCCGGAACAGACGCACCCCCGCGAGCTTCAGCCAGGCCTCGAGGAAACCATCCTGGTGGTCGAGGATAACGATGAGGTGCGCGGCGCCTCGGTGGAGTTGCTGGAGCAGTTCGGCTATCGGACGCTAACCGCCGCCAACGGCGACGAGGCCATGAAACTGCTGCTCGACGGCGTTTCGGTGGACCTGATCTTTACCGACGTGGTCATGCCCGGCCTGATCAAGAGTTCCGACCTGGCGGCCTGGGCCAAGGTGCAGACCCCGCCGGTGCCGGTATTGTTCACGTCGGGGCACACCCGCGACATCATTTCGCGCAACCATCAGTTGAGCCCCGATACGCACCTGCTGAGCAAACCCTACAGCCCGGATGCCTTGGTGCGAATGATCAGTTCGGTGCTGGGCAATTGA
- a CDS encoding error-prone DNA polymerase: MAARLVRMNVEYAELHCLSNFSFQRGASSALELCRRARQQGYRALAITDECTLAGIVRAWQAARELELQLIVGSEIQVEDGPKLVLLVENLEGYQALCRLITRARRRSEKGRYRIVREDFDEPLPGLLALWVPDGKEPEAQGRWLRQVFNARLWLSVQLHCGQDDRRRLADLLALAERLGLPAVATGDVHMHVRGRRALQDTMTAIRHHVTVAEAGQRLHPNGERHLRSLEALAGLYPRTLLDETLKIARRCTFDLGQLRYEYPRELVPEGHDPASWLRELTERGLRERWKEGVTEKVRAQIDKELELIAELGYDSYFLTVQDIVSFARSRHILCQGRGSAANSAVCYALGITEIDPAQTDMLFERFLSRERNEPPDIDVDFEHERREEVLQYVFQRYGRHRAALTAVVSSYHGAGAVRDVAKALGLPPDQVNALADCCGRWSDEAPPVERLREGGFDPQSPVLRRVLSLTQQLIGFPRHLSQHPGGFVISQQPLDTLVPVENAAMAERTIIQWDKDDLDAVGLLKVDILALGMLSAIRRCFDLIAHYRGVRHTLASLPKDDRATFEMISRADTIGVFQIESRAQMAMLPRLKPKEYYDLVIEVAIVRPGPIQGGMVHPYLRRRNGEEKITYPSPELKEVLGRTLGIPLFQEQVMQIAIVAAGYSPGEADQLRRSMAAWKRHGGLEPHKKRLADGMEAKGYKPEYAAQLFEQIKGFGNYGFPESHAASFALLTYASSWLKCHEPAAFACALINSWPMGFYSPDQILQDARRHQLQIRPVDVRASDWECSLEPMEGRQPAIRMGLRLIKGFREDDARRIEAARRQRLFIDVADLGERARLDARALEQLADADALRGLAGDRHRARWEIAGVEKQLGLFAGLPSQEEPPVALPTPTVGENLFADYATVGTTLGPHPLALLRSELRARRCRSSRELQAVEHGRNVSVAGLVTGRQRPGTASGVTFVTLEDEFGNLNVVVWRDLAERQRKVLVGSQLLRVDGRWESVGEVRHLIAGRLSDLSELLAGIHVRSRDFR; the protein is encoded by the coding sequence GTGGCTGCAAGGCTGGTTCGCATGAATGTCGAATATGCCGAGCTGCATTGCCTGTCGAACTTCAGTTTCCAGCGCGGCGCCTCCAGTGCGTTGGAACTGTGCCGTCGCGCCAGGCAGCAGGGTTATCGGGCCCTGGCGATCACCGATGAATGCACCCTGGCCGGCATCGTCCGGGCCTGGCAGGCGGCCAGGGAACTGGAGCTGCAGTTGATCGTCGGCAGCGAGATCCAGGTCGAGGACGGTCCGAAGCTGGTGTTGTTGGTGGAGAACCTTGAGGGCTACCAAGCCTTGTGTCGACTGATCACCCGCGCCCGGCGCCGCAGCGAGAAAGGCCGTTATCGCATCGTCCGGGAAGACTTCGACGAGCCGCTGCCAGGGCTGCTCGCGTTGTGGGTGCCCGATGGCAAGGAGCCCGAGGCGCAAGGGCGCTGGCTCCGACAGGTGTTCAACGCAAGACTCTGGTTGTCCGTGCAGCTGCATTGCGGGCAAGACGACCGACGGCGGCTGGCGGACTTGCTCGCATTGGCCGAACGCTTGGGCCTGCCGGCCGTCGCCACGGGCGATGTGCACATGCATGTGCGGGGCCGCCGCGCCTTGCAGGACACCATGACCGCCATCCGCCACCACGTCACCGTCGCCGAGGCCGGCCAGCGCCTGCACCCCAACGGCGAGCGCCACTTGCGTAGCCTTGAGGCACTGGCCGGTCTCTATCCCCGCACCTTGCTCGATGAAACCCTGAAGATCGCCCGGCGCTGCACGTTCGACCTCGGTCAGTTGCGCTATGAATACCCCCGCGAGCTGGTGCCCGAGGGCCATGATCCTGCGTCCTGGCTGCGGGAACTGACCGAGCGCGGTTTGCGTGAACGCTGGAAGGAGGGCGTGACAGAAAAGGTGCGCGCGCAGATCGACAAGGAACTGGAGCTGATTGCCGAACTGGGCTACGACAGTTATTTCCTCACCGTGCAGGACATCGTCAGTTTTGCCCGCAGTCGCCACATTCTTTGCCAGGGCCGGGGCTCGGCAGCCAACTCGGCGGTGTGCTACGCCTTGGGCATCACCGAAATCGACCCGGCCCAGACGGACATGCTGTTTGAACGCTTCCTGTCCCGCGAGCGCAATGAACCGCCGGACATCGACGTCGATTTCGAACACGAGCGTCGTGAAGAAGTCCTCCAGTACGTGTTCCAGCGCTACGGTCGGCATCGCGCGGCGTTGACGGCGGTGGTCAGCAGCTACCACGGTGCCGGGGCGGTGCGCGACGTCGCCAAGGCCCTGGGCCTGCCGCCGGACCAGGTCAATGCGCTGGCCGATTGCTGCGGGCGCTGGAGCGATGAAGCGCCGCCGGTGGAGCGTTTGCGCGAGGGCGGCTTCGACCCGCAGAGCCCGGTGTTGCGCCGGGTGCTGAGCCTGACCCAGCAACTGATCGGCTTTCCCCGGCACCTGTCCCAGCACCCCGGCGGCTTCGTGATTTCCCAGCAACCGCTCGACACCCTGGTGCCGGTGGAAAACGCCGCGATGGCCGAGCGCACCATCATCCAGTGGGACAAGGACGACCTCGATGCGGTCGGGCTGCTTAAGGTGGACATCCTCGCCCTGGGCATGCTCAGCGCGATCCGCCGTTGCTTCGACCTGATCGCGCATTACCGGGGCGTGCGCCATACCCTGGCGTCGTTGCCCAAGGATGATCGGGCCACCTTCGAGATGATCAGCCGCGCCGATACCATCGGTGTGTTCCAGATCGAATCCCGGGCGCAGATGGCGATGTTGCCTCGGCTCAAGCCCAAGGAATATTACGACCTGGTGATCGAGGTGGCGATCGTGCGGCCGGGACCGATCCAGGGCGGGATGGTGCACCCTTACCTGCGGCGACGGAATGGGGAAGAGAAGATCACTTATCCGTCGCCGGAATTGAAAGAAGTACTGGGCCGTACCTTGGGCATTCCGCTGTTCCAGGAACAGGTCATGCAGATCGCCATCGTCGCCGCCGGCTACAGCCCGGGCGAAGCGGACCAGTTGCGCCGATCCATGGCCGCCTGGAAGCGCCACGGCGGGCTTGAACCGCACAAGAAAAGATTGGCCGATGGCATGGAGGCCAAAGGGTACAAACCTGAATATGCCGCGCAGCTCTTCGAACAGATCAAGGGCTTTGGCAACTACGGTTTTCCTGAGTCCCACGCCGCCAGTTTTGCCTTGCTGACCTACGCCAGCAGTTGGCTCAAATGCCACGAGCCGGCGGCGTTCGCCTGCGCGCTGATCAATAGCTGGCCCATGGGTTTCTACAGCCCGGACCAGATCCTCCAGGATGCCCGCCGGCATCAGTTGCAGATCCGTCCGGTGGACGTGCGAGCCAGTGATTGGGAATGCAGCCTGGAACCGATGGAAGGCCGGCAACCGGCGATTCGCATGGGCTTGCGCCTGATCAAGGGTTTTCGCGAGGACGATGCCCGGCGTATCGAGGCGGCACGCAGGCAGCGGCTTTTCATCGATGTAGCCGACCTGGGTGAGCGCGCGCGACTCGATGCCCGTGCCCTGGAACAACTGGCGGACGCCGACGCTTTGCGCGGCCTGGCCGGCGACCGCCATCGCGCCCGCTGGGAAATCGCCGGGGTGGAAAAACAGCTGGGCCTGTTCGCAGGGCTGCCCAGCCAGGAGGAACCGCCCGTGGCCTTGCCGACGCCCACAGTCGGGGAAAACCTGTTCGCCGACTACGCCACCGTGGGCACGACGTTGGGGCCTCATCCGTTGGCGCTGCTGCGTTCCGAATTGCGTGCCCGGCGCTGCCGCAGCTCGCGGGAACTGCAGGCTGTCGAACATGGCCGCAACGTCAGCGTCGCCGGGCTGGTCACCGGTCGCCAACGCCCGGGCACGGCCAGTGGCGTGACCTTTGTCACTTTGGAAGACGAATTCGGCAATCTCAACGTGGTGGTCTGGCGTGATTTGGCCGAACGCCAGCGCAAGGTCCTGGTAGGGTCGCAATTGCTCAGGGTGGATGGGCGCTGGGAGAGTGTCGGCGAGGTCCGCCACCTGATCGCCGGACGTCTGAGCGACCTGAGCGAGTTGCTGGCGGGCATCCATGTGCGCAGTCGGGATTTCCGCTAG
- a CDS encoding Y-family DNA polymerase has translation MRWVCILFPQLALDAALRQRPDPDAPLALLTGPAQRRVLQAVNEPARALGLRPGQSMTAAQALSKGFATAEYDATQIQYWQQFLAAWAYRFSSQVSVHYPRTVLFEIESSLGLFGPWPVFEARLRAELTELGFRHRIVAAPNPVAARMLANAYDALVVPDNETLQAYLGQMPVDRVGLAPEVATALSRMGLRQLSQVQALPRHTLARRFEAGMLKHLDALVGSRTLALSFYLPPDRFDVRIELNYDVQSHQALLFPLRRLTGDLSTYLCGRDSGVQRFDLHLEHAGLPDTIIKVGLLSAERDASMLFELARGRLEQVQVEAPVRGFRLCAEDLPSFVPQRLELFDERPQQSLPWEQLRERLRARLGDEAVQGLGFGDDHRPECAWQMKPQPQQQACPLRDDIQRPGWLLGEPQALPEGQVRILMGPERIESGWWDGADVRRDYYLVETRAGQRGWAYRPVGEGGPLWLQGWFA, from the coding sequence ATGCGCTGGGTCTGTATCCTTTTCCCGCAATTGGCGCTGGACGCCGCGCTGCGCCAGCGCCCCGATCCCGACGCGCCCCTGGCGCTGCTGACCGGTCCGGCCCAGCGCCGGGTGCTGCAAGCGGTCAACGAACCGGCCCGCGCCCTGGGCCTGCGCCCCGGCCAGAGCATGACCGCCGCCCAGGCCTTGAGCAAAGGGTTCGCCACCGCCGAGTACGACGCGACGCAAATCCAATACTGGCAACAATTCCTCGCGGCCTGGGCCTACCGCTTCAGCTCCCAGGTCAGCGTGCATTACCCGCGCACAGTGCTGTTTGAAATCGAATCGAGCCTGGGGCTGTTCGGGCCGTGGCCGGTATTCGAGGCGCGTTTGCGGGCCGAACTGACTGAACTGGGCTTTCGCCATCGCATCGTCGCCGCCCCCAATCCCGTAGCAGCGCGGATGCTGGCCAATGCCTACGACGCCCTGGTGGTACCCGATAACGAGACCTTGCAAGCGTACCTTGGGCAAATGCCAGTGGACCGGGTCGGCCTGGCACCCGAGGTTGCCACGGCCTTGTCGCGCATGGGCCTTCGCCAGCTCAGCCAAGTCCAGGCCTTGCCCCGGCACACCTTGGCGCGGCGTTTCGAAGCCGGCATGCTCAAGCACCTCGACGCGCTGGTGGGCAGCCGTACCCTGGCGCTGTCGTTCTACCTGCCCCCGGACCGTTTCGATGTGCGCATCGAACTCAACTATGACGTGCAGTCCCACCAGGCATTGCTGTTTCCGCTGCGCCGGTTGACCGGCGATCTGTCGACCTACCTGTGCGGACGCGACAGCGGCGTGCAGCGTTTCGACTTGCACCTGGAGCATGCCGGTTTGCCGGACACGATCATCAAGGTCGGCCTGCTCAGCGCCGAGCGGGATGCTTCGATGTTGTTCGAGCTGGCCCGTGGCCGTCTCGAACAGGTGCAGGTCGAGGCTCCGGTGCGCGGTTTCCGCTTGTGTGCCGAAGACCTGCCGAGCTTCGTGCCCCAGCGCCTGGAATTGTTCGATGAACGTCCCCAGCAGTCCTTGCCGTGGGAGCAACTGCGCGAACGGCTGCGGGCGCGCCTGGGGGATGAAGCCGTGCAAGGGCTGGGGTTTGGCGATGATCATCGACCCGAATGCGCTTGGCAGATGAAACCCCAGCCGCAACAACAGGCGTGCCCGCTGCGCGATGATATCCAGCGTCCCGGCTGGCTGCTCGGCGAGCCCCAGGCGCTGCCCGAGGGCCAAGTGCGAATTCTCATGGGCCCGGAGCGCATCGAATCCGGCTGGTGGGACGGGGCTGATGTACGGCGTGATTACTACCTGGTCGAAACCCGCGCCGGCCAACGCGGCTGGGCCTATCGGCCGGTGGGCGAGGGCGGGCCGTTGTGGCTGCAAGGCTGGTTCGCATGA
- the imuA gene encoding translesion DNA synthesis-associated protein ImuA produces the protein MGAVVALDTLFNGGQVWKGRPAPPAASPQPTGHAALDAALPSGGWPEAALTEILIGAPGVGELQLVWPTLARLSAAGERIVLVAPPFVPYPQAWRNAGVDLRQLSIIQADPRQALWATEQCLRSGSCGAVLCWPRQADDRALRRLQVAAETGQTLAFAWRSLQEAINPSPAALRIAIDARPAQLRVLKSRGGLARSAPIAFPAYAGH, from the coding sequence ATGGGGGCCGTCGTTGCGCTGGACACGCTGTTCAATGGCGGCCAGGTCTGGAAGGGCCGGCCTGCGCCACCGGCCGCCAGTCCACAACCCACCGGTCATGCGGCGCTGGACGCGGCATTGCCCAGTGGTGGCTGGCCGGAAGCGGCGCTGACGGAAATCCTCATAGGCGCGCCGGGCGTGGGTGAGTTGCAACTGGTGTGGCCGACCCTGGCGCGGTTGTCGGCGGCGGGGGAGCGGATCGTGCTGGTGGCGCCCCCGTTCGTGCCCTATCCCCAGGCCTGGCGAAATGCCGGGGTGGACTTGCGCCAGTTGTCGATCATCCAGGCCGATCCACGGCAAGCCTTGTGGGCCACCGAGCAATGCCTGCGTTCGGGCAGTTGCGGCGCGGTGTTGTGCTGGCCGCGCCAGGCGGATGACCGAGCCTTGCGCCGTTTGCAGGTCGCCGCGGAAACCGGCCAGACCCTGGCGTTCGCCTGGCGCTCGCTCCAGGAAGCCATCAACCCGTCCCCGGCGGCCTTGCGCATCGCGATCGATGCCCGGCCCGCGCAATTGCGGGTGCTCAAGTCCCGGGGCGGGCTGGCGCGTTCGGCGCCGATTGCGTTTCCCGCGTACGCAGGGCATTGA
- the lexA gene encoding transcriptional repressor LexA, translating to MYSMTTLTPRRTAILTFIRERIAEQGQPPSLAEISEAFGFASRSVARKHVLALTEAGFIEVNPHQARGIRLLNQPPRPELLDVPVLGRVAAGRPIGADAEVHSRLLLDPAIFTKAPDYLLRVQGDSMIEDGILDGDLVGVQRTPQAANGQIVVARLDGEVTIKRFERVGERVRLLPRNPAYQPIIVEADQDLAIEGVFCGLVRQG from the coding sequence ATGTACTCCATGACGACTCTCACTCCCCGCCGTACCGCCATCCTGACCTTTATTCGCGAACGCATCGCCGAGCAGGGCCAGCCTCCCAGCCTTGCAGAAATCAGCGAGGCGTTTGGTTTCGCCTCTCGCAGCGTGGCGCGCAAGCATGTGCTGGCGCTCACCGAGGCCGGTTTCATCGAGGTCAATCCGCACCAGGCCCGAGGCATTCGGCTGTTGAACCAGCCGCCGCGCCCCGAGCTGCTGGACGTACCGGTACTGGGGCGGGTGGCCGCCGGCCGGCCGATTGGCGCCGATGCGGAGGTCCACAGCCGCCTCTTGCTGGACCCTGCGATTTTCACCAAGGCGCCGGATTACCTGTTGCGCGTCCAAGGCGACTCGATGATCGAGGACGGTATCCTCGACGGCGACCTGGTGGGCGTGCAACGTACGCCCCAGGCCGCCAACGGGCAGATCGTCGTGGCGCGCCTGGACGGTGAGGTGACCATCAAGCGTTTCGAGCGCGTCGGCGAGCGCGTACGCCTGCTGCCCCGCAACCCGGCCTATCAGCCGATCATCGTCGAAGCCGACCAGGACCTGGCGATAGAAGGCGTGTTCTGTGGCCTGGTGAGGCAAGGCTGA